A stretch of Paenibacillus peoriae DNA encodes these proteins:
- the rplK gene encoding 50S ribosomal protein L11, with amino-acid sequence MAKKVIKMVKLQIPAGKANPAPPVGPALGQAGVNIMAFCKEFNARTADQAGLIIPVEISVFEDRSFTFITKTPPAAVLLKVAAKIEKGSGEPNKTKVATVNRAAVRQIAEQKMPDLNAASVESAMRMVEGTARSMGITIVD; translated from the coding sequence ATGGCAAAAAAGGTAATTAAAATGGTAAAACTGCAGATTCCTGCAGGGAAAGCTAATCCAGCGCCTCCAGTAGGTCCAGCTTTGGGTCAAGCAGGTGTCAACATCATGGCATTCTGTAAAGAGTTCAATGCTCGTACTGCTGATCAAGCAGGCCTGATTATTCCGGTTGAAATTTCGGTATTTGAGGATCGTTCTTTTACGTTCATCACCAAAACTCCACCGGCTGCTGTTCTGTTGAAAGTTGCTGCTAAAATCGAAAAAGGTTCCGGTGAACCGAATAAAACGAAAGTTGCAACTGTAAATCGCGCTGCTGTTCGTCAAATTGCAGAGCAAAAAATGCCTGACCTTAACGCAGCTTCCGTAGAATCGGCAATGCGTATGGTTGAAGGTACTGCTCGCAGCATGGGTATCACCATCGTAGATTAA
- the ispF gene encoding 2-C-methyl-D-erythritol 2,4-cyclodiphosphate synthase, giving the protein MIRVGQGFDVHQLVEGRPCIIGGVNIPYEKGLLGHSDADVLLHAISDAILGALGLGDIGKHFPDNDPEFKDADSLKLLEHVWGLAKERGYRLGNIDSTIIAQKPKMASYIPQMNEVIARALEAEELSQVNVKATTTEQLGFPGRGEGIAAQSVVCLIK; this is encoded by the coding sequence ATGATCAGAGTGGGACAAGGATTTGACGTCCACCAGCTGGTGGAAGGAAGGCCATGCATCATCGGAGGTGTGAATATTCCGTATGAAAAAGGTTTATTGGGCCATTCCGATGCAGACGTACTGCTGCATGCCATTAGCGATGCTATCCTGGGCGCGCTTGGCTTGGGAGACATCGGGAAGCATTTTCCGGATAATGACCCAGAATTTAAGGATGCTGACAGTCTTAAGCTACTGGAGCATGTGTGGGGGCTAGCTAAAGAGCGAGGATATCGCTTGGGGAATATCGATTCTACGATTATCGCACAAAAGCCCAAAATGGCATCGTATATTCCGCAGATGAATGAAGTCATCGCTCGGGCGCTGGAAGCAGAGGAGCTATCCCAGGTGAACGTCAAGGCGACCACGACAGAGCAACTCGGGTTTCCCGGCCGGGGTGAAGGAATCGCGGCTCAATCGGTTGTCTGTCTTATCAAGTAA
- the rpmG gene encoding 50S ribosomal protein L33 — translation MRVIITLACTTCKQRNYTTTKNKRNHPDRMEMKKFCKSCNEQTSHRETR, via the coding sequence ATGCGGGTAATTATTACTTTGGCTTGTACAACATGCAAACAAAGAAATTACACAACGACGAAAAACAAGCGTAATCACCCCGACCGCATGGAGATGAAGAAATTCTGTAAGTCCTGTAACGAACAGACTTCTCATCGGGAAACCAGATAG
- the nusG gene encoding transcription termination/antitermination protein NusG — protein MEKRWYVVHTYSGYENKVKANLEKRVESMGMEDKIFRVLVPMEEELVTKDGKKKTVMRKVYPGYVLVEMVQTDDSWYVVRNTPGVTGFVGSTGSGSKPTPLLPEEVEQILKHMGMVEPKPKIEFDVKESVRIKVGPFANFVGSVEEILVEKSKLKVHVNMFGRETPLELDYTQVEKI, from the coding sequence ATGGAAAAAAGATGGTACGTCGTTCATACCTATTCAGGGTATGAGAACAAAGTCAAAGCCAATTTGGAAAAACGCGTTGAGTCCATGGGCATGGAAGACAAGATATTCCGTGTTCTTGTTCCTATGGAAGAAGAACTGGTAACCAAGGACGGTAAGAAAAAAACCGTTATGCGTAAAGTCTACCCTGGTTATGTCTTAGTCGAAATGGTTCAAACCGACGACTCTTGGTATGTTGTACGCAACACACCAGGTGTTACGGGATTTGTAGGGTCAACAGGCTCGGGTTCCAAACCGACGCCATTGCTTCCAGAAGAAGTTGAACAGATTCTGAAGCATATGGGCATGGTAGAGCCGAAACCGAAGATTGAATTCGATGTTAAGGAATCCGTGCGAATTAAAGTTGGTCCTTTTGCGAATTTTGTGGGCTCCGTGGAAGAAATTTTGGTTGAGAAGAGCAAGCTTAAAGTTCACGTCAATATGTTTGGACGGGAAACCCCGCTTGAGTTGGATTATACTCAAGTGGAGAAAATATAG
- a CDS encoding PIN/TRAM domain-containing protein, translating to MWRKAILTFTGLCGAWFGYTLYQRVGGIVSWMPEWLSDGSLPGMVVWMMAGAVLFMAGCSFAGASVANRLQQGIEGLVRIPMNEMMAGVIGLAVGLILSLAVYPLFSWLGAPGQLIQTAVTVICGYVGLMVGLEKRDELSSFWSSGFFGRGTGAEERKLEEHKILDTSVIIDGRIADICKTGFIEGTIVIPEFVLEELQHIADSSDLLKRNRGRRGLDILNKIQKELDVNVLIYEGDFEEISEVDSKLVKLAKVLQGKVVTNDFNLNKVCELQGVSVLNINDLANAVKPVVLPGEEIMVQIIKDGKEHGQGVAYLDDGTMIVVEGGRDYIGSLMEVLVTSVLQTSAGRMIFAKPKLLEKAQ from the coding sequence ATGTGGAGAAAGGCTATTTTAACTTTTACAGGATTGTGCGGAGCATGGTTTGGCTATACGTTATACCAGCGGGTAGGGGGCATTGTATCGTGGATGCCAGAATGGTTGAGTGATGGGTCTTTACCGGGAATGGTTGTTTGGATGATGGCGGGAGCAGTGTTATTTATGGCCGGGTGCTCATTCGCAGGAGCATCCGTGGCGAACCGGTTGCAACAGGGCATTGAAGGCTTGGTACGAATTCCGATGAACGAGATGATGGCAGGTGTGATTGGTTTAGCGGTGGGATTGATACTTTCCTTAGCAGTCTATCCGCTTTTTTCATGGTTGGGGGCCCCGGGTCAACTTATCCAGACGGCTGTTACCGTGATATGTGGATATGTGGGATTAATGGTTGGACTAGAAAAGCGGGACGAGCTGTCATCCTTTTGGAGTTCTGGCTTTTTTGGTCGGGGAACGGGTGCAGAAGAACGTAAGCTGGAGGAACATAAAATTTTGGACACCAGCGTCATTATAGATGGGCGTATTGCAGATATCTGCAAGACAGGTTTTATTGAAGGAACGATTGTGATTCCTGAATTTGTGTTAGAGGAGCTTCAGCATATTGCAGATTCATCAGATTTACTTAAGCGTAATCGTGGACGACGGGGCCTGGATATTTTGAATAAAATCCAAAAAGAGCTGGATGTGAATGTGCTCATTTACGAAGGTGATTTTGAGGAAATTTCAGAGGTTGACAGTAAGTTGGTCAAGCTGGCAAAGGTGTTACAGGGTAAAGTTGTAACTAACGATTTTAACCTGAATAAAGTATGCGAACTGCAAGGTGTATCAGTGCTGAATATTAACGATTTGGCGAATGCAGTGAAGCCTGTCGTACTACCCGGTGAGGAAATTATGGTGCAGATTATTAAAGACGGCAAGGAGCATGGGCAGGGTGTAGCCTATCTGGATGATGGTACGATGATTGTTGTGGAAGGCGGACGTGACTATATTGGCTCTCTTATGGAGGTGCTGGTCACGAGTGTACTTCAGACCTCTGCCGGACGTATGATCTTTGCCAAACCGAAATTATTGGAAAAAGCTCAATAA
- the pssA gene encoding CDP-diacylglycerol--serine O-phosphatidyltransferase, translating into MITKSIPNLCTLGNLFLGMIAILLAVDGKYSLAAIMVIVAMLLDGLDGRMARVLNAQSEFGKELDSLSDMISFGVAPAVIMYMVAFHDANSALAWTVTAIFPMCGALRLARFNVRPGVPGYFTGLPIPAAGGVLATLSLFHNDISLLYMSIAMLLVSYLMVSSMKYPNFKKVGLPKKAIWVAPWVVIAAVVLAVKFPDQLSKLIFVPLVLYALYGMRLNIRKLSRRRGRDRDRSSQEEQDDQYRHSQR; encoded by the coding sequence ATGATTACCAAATCAATTCCGAACTTGTGTACCTTAGGTAACTTGTTTCTCGGAATGATCGCCATTTTATTGGCTGTAGACGGAAAATACAGTCTTGCCGCTATTATGGTTATTGTCGCCATGTTGTTGGACGGACTGGATGGAAGAATGGCCCGGGTCCTGAATGCCCAAAGCGAATTCGGTAAAGAACTGGACTCCTTATCAGATATGATATCTTTTGGTGTTGCTCCCGCAGTTATTATGTACATGGTTGCTTTTCATGATGCGAATTCGGCTCTCGCTTGGACGGTTACTGCCATTTTCCCGATGTGCGGAGCGTTGCGTTTGGCTCGATTTAACGTACGTCCTGGTGTACCAGGTTATTTTACGGGTCTACCAATTCCGGCAGCAGGTGGCGTATTAGCCACTTTGTCCTTATTCCATAACGATATTTCTTTGTTATACATGTCGATTGCCATGTTGCTGGTCTCTTATTTGATGGTCAGCTCCATGAAATATCCAAATTTTAAAAAGGTTGGCCTCCCGAAAAAAGCAATTTGGGTGGCTCCATGGGTCGTAATTGCAGCGGTGGTGTTGGCTGTTAAATTCCCTGACCAGCTGTCGAAGCTGATTTTTGTGCCACTGGTGCTGTATGCATTGTATGGTATGAGGCTGAACATTCGTAAACTATCACGCAGACGTGGGCGTGATCGGGATCGTTCCAGTCAGGAAGAACAGGACGATCAATATCGTCATTCACAGCGGTAG
- a CDS encoding Mini-ribonuclease 3 codes for MNDKPLNSGASEGTGNWFPYPASKPARLMPPIALAYIGDAVYEVAVRQYLLAQPNLRPNHLHRRATGLVSAKAQSRMLGLLENVLTEEERDIVRQGRNAKSGSLPKNADVLEYRHATALEGLIGSLYCDGHLDRLRELITYGIAQMENTGKS; via the coding sequence ATGAATGATAAGCCACTGAACTCAGGAGCATCGGAAGGTACGGGGAACTGGTTCCCGTACCCTGCGTCCAAGCCAGCACGTTTGATGCCTCCCATTGCACTAGCTTACATTGGTGATGCAGTGTACGAGGTAGCTGTCCGGCAATATTTGTTGGCACAGCCTAACCTGCGTCCAAATCATCTGCATCGGCGAGCCACAGGGCTAGTCTCCGCCAAGGCGCAGAGTCGCATGTTAGGGCTATTGGAAAATGTACTGACGGAAGAAGAACGCGATATTGTCCGACAAGGAAGAAATGCTAAATCAGGAAGTTTGCCCAAAAATGCTGATGTGCTTGAGTATCGGCACGCCACTGCACTGGAGGGGTTGATTGGATCTCTTTATTGTGATGGACATTTGGACAGATTAAGAGAGTTGATTACGTACGGAATTGCGCAAATGGAAAATACAGGAAAATCATAA
- the sigH gene encoding RNA polymerase sporulation sigma factor SigH: protein MSVDLKDIMLSKFDYKNDEDIVGAVHEGDGEALEFLINKYRNFVRAKARSYFLIGADREDIIQEGMIGLYKSIRDFKGDKLASFKAFAELCITRQIITAIKTATRQKHIPLNSYVSLDKPIYDEESDRTLLDVICGTQVSDPEELIINQEEFVGLEDKMSEILSELERKVLMLYLDGRSYQEIAEDLDRHVKSIDNALQRVKRKLEKYLEVRDS, encoded by the coding sequence GTGAGTGTGGACCTCAAGGATATCATGTTGTCAAAGTTTGATTACAAAAATGATGAAGACATTGTCGGAGCAGTCCATGAAGGTGATGGGGAAGCGCTGGAGTTTCTGATCAACAAATACCGGAACTTTGTGCGGGCCAAGGCCAGATCCTACTTCCTGATTGGTGCTGATCGCGAGGATATTATTCAGGAGGGCATGATTGGTCTCTACAAATCCATTCGTGATTTTAAGGGAGACAAGCTTGCTTCGTTCAAGGCTTTCGCCGAGTTGTGCATTACACGACAGATTATTACGGCAATTAAGACGGCTACACGACAAAAGCACATTCCTCTGAACTCTTACGTGTCTCTGGACAAGCCCATCTATGATGAAGAGTCAGACCGGACGTTGCTCGATGTGATTTGCGGAACACAAGTAAGTGACCCTGAAGAGCTGATCATCAATCAGGAAGAATTTGTGGGCCTTGAGGACAAGATGTCCGAGATTCTGAGCGAACTGGAACGCAAGGTACTTATGTTGTATCTGGACGGACGTTCGTATCAGGAGATTGCAGAGGATCTTGACCGCCATGTGAAATCCATTGATAACGCGCTGCAACGGGTCAAGCGTAAACTTGAAAAGTATCTGGAAGTAAGAGATAGTTGA
- a CDS encoding NYN domain-containing protein, which produces MADTRDVLLVDGYNMIGAWPELSALVQSGMQEARDRLLERLADHQAYSGRRVIVVFDAYRVPGLGKTFAQSKVQIYFTREKETADECIERLVRELSSKRRSIYVATSDQVEQHVAFGQGALRVSARELLIEIEESEREVQKRIQQDSAKLSRNSLDSKLSPELRKLFERWRRE; this is translated from the coding sequence ATGGCTGACACGCGGGATGTTCTGCTTGTGGACGGTTACAACATGATTGGAGCCTGGCCCGAACTTTCCGCACTGGTACAATCTGGTATGCAGGAAGCGAGGGACAGACTTCTTGAACGACTGGCGGATCATCAGGCGTATTCCGGCAGAAGAGTCATCGTCGTATTTGATGCTTACAGGGTACCAGGATTAGGTAAAACTTTTGCTCAGAGCAAAGTCCAGATTTATTTTACCAGAGAAAAAGAAACTGCTGATGAGTGCATCGAGCGATTGGTTCGGGAGCTGAGCAGTAAAAGAAGAAGTATTTACGTAGCGACAAGCGATCAGGTAGAGCAACATGTCGCATTTGGACAAGGTGCACTTAGGGTGTCGGCGCGAGAATTACTGATCGAGATTGAGGAATCCGAAAGAGAAGTGCAGAAGCGAATCCAGCAGGATAGTGCTAAGTTGTCCCGTAACTCGCTAGATTCCAAACTGAGTCCGGAGCTTCGAAAGTTGTTTGAACGATGGAGAAGAGAATAA
- the secE gene encoding preprotein translocase subunit SecE — protein sequence MKRSFKSLFSFFSESWAELKKVRWPNRKELTNYTLIVIGTIAFVTIYFWVLDIGISAVIEAII from the coding sequence GTGAAACGCAGTTTCAAGTCTCTGTTTTCCTTTTTCTCTGAAAGCTGGGCTGAACTCAAGAAGGTTCGCTGGCCCAATCGTAAAGAACTGACCAACTATACGCTGATTGTCATAGGGACAATTGCGTTCGTCACGATTTATTTTTGGGTTCTCGACATCGGCATTTCCGCTGTGATCGAAGCGATTATCTAG
- the rlmB gene encoding 23S rRNA (guanosine(2251)-2'-O)-methyltransferase RlmB produces the protein MEEEWIAGKHSVTEALRSGRTINKIWIADNAQKHLTLPITAEAKKAGIIVLQVDKRKLDQMVPGIQHQGVVAQAAPFAYVEVEELLATARDKGEEPFLILLDEIEDPHNLGSILRTADCTGAHGVIVPKRRSAAVTVTVSKTSAGAVEYVPVARVNNLGQTIDRLKEEGVWVVGTDVTATDPVFGNGVFTGPVAIVIGNENKGMGRLIREKCDVLVKLPMAGQINSLNASVAAGVVMYEVLRGRQARG, from the coding sequence ATGGAAGAAGAATGGATTGCCGGTAAGCATTCGGTAACGGAGGCATTGCGTTCAGGCAGAACAATAAATAAAATTTGGATTGCGGATAATGCGCAAAAACATTTGACACTGCCGATTACAGCTGAGGCGAAAAAAGCAGGAATTATTGTTTTGCAGGTGGACAAGCGTAAGCTGGATCAAATGGTTCCGGGCATTCAACATCAGGGAGTGGTCGCGCAAGCTGCGCCTTTTGCCTATGTTGAAGTGGAAGAATTGCTCGCAACTGCTCGTGATAAGGGAGAAGAGCCGTTTTTGATTTTGCTGGATGAGATTGAAGACCCTCATAATTTGGGCTCCATCCTTCGTACAGCGGACTGTACTGGAGCGCATGGTGTTATTGTGCCGAAAAGGCGTTCTGCAGCTGTAACTGTAACGGTGTCCAAAACATCGGCAGGTGCTGTGGAGTACGTTCCGGTGGCGCGTGTAAACAATCTGGGACAAACCATTGATCGTCTTAAAGAAGAAGGTGTATGGGTAGTTGGCACGGATGTTACAGCGACAGACCCTGTCTTTGGGAATGGAGTATTCACGGGACCAGTAGCCATTGTCATTGGTAACGAAAATAAAGGTATGGGCCGTTTGATTCGTGAGAAATGCGATGTACTCGTCAAGCTGCCAATGGCGGGGCAAATTAATTCCCTTAATGCTTCTGTAGCTGCAGGTGTTGTCATGTACGAAGTATTGCGCGGACGACAGGCACGGGGCTAA
- the ispD gene encoding 2-C-methyl-D-erythritol 4-phosphate cytidylyltransferase: MNNRVGVVIVAAGRGSRMGTQESKQFLLLRDKPIFIHTLEIFAAMPEVDEMVMVTGTADVERCRDWIHQYKIGKNVRVVAGGSERQHSVYRGLRHLQADWVMVHDGVRPLIQPELVRSCLEAAQRTGASVAAVPVKDTVKQVNGDGIITATPDRRSLWSIQTPQTFRLSDLLRAYEEAEQSRFLGTDDSMLIERLGIPVTVVQGSYKNIKITTPEDLDMAALWVKTEGEDIK, translated from the coding sequence ATGAACAATCGGGTAGGAGTTGTCATTGTGGCAGCAGGGCGCGGCTCCCGTATGGGGACGCAGGAGAGCAAGCAATTTCTGCTTTTGCGGGACAAGCCCATCTTCATACATACACTTGAAATATTCGCAGCTATGCCCGAAGTGGATGAAATGGTGATGGTGACTGGGACAGCAGATGTGGAACGCTGCCGAGATTGGATTCATCAATACAAAATCGGTAAAAATGTACGGGTGGTAGCTGGTGGCAGTGAACGCCAGCATTCGGTCTATCGCGGTCTGCGCCACTTACAAGCGGATTGGGTGATGGTGCATGATGGTGTGCGTCCACTCATTCAACCTGAGCTTGTACGTTCATGCCTTGAGGCAGCCCAGCGTACTGGTGCTTCTGTAGCGGCAGTACCTGTAAAGGATACGGTCAAGCAAGTGAACGGGGATGGTATCATTACAGCAACGCCGGATCGCCGAAGTCTGTGGAGTATTCAAACGCCACAGACTTTTCGTCTTTCCGATCTGCTGCGAGCCTATGAGGAAGCGGAGCAGTCGAGATTCTTGGGAACAGATGATTCTATGCTGATAGAGCGGCTAGGCATTCCGGTTACTGTCGTTCAAGGCAGCTACAAGAACATCAAAATTACTACACCGGAGGATTTGGATATGGCGGCGCTATGGGTGAAAACAGAGGGAGAGGATATCAAATGA
- the gltX gene encoding glutamate--tRNA ligase, with protein sequence MSTEVRVRYAPSPTGHLHIGNARTALFNYLFARNQGGKFIIRIEDTDVKRNIEGGEESQLKYLKWLGMDWDESVDVGGEFGPYRQTERLDIYKTYWQDLLDRGLAYRCYCTEEELEREREEQTARGETPRYSGKHRDLTEEQCQAFEAEGRVPSIRFRVPEDREYTFDDIVKGQITFNSKESGDFVIVKKDGIPTYNFAVAVDDYLMKISHVLRGEDHVSNTPRQLMIFEALGWEPPRFGHMTLIVGEDHKKLSKRNESIIQFMEQYDKLGYLPEAIFNFIALLGWSPEGEEEIYDREQLISIFDPNRLSKSPAVFDTNKLAYLNNHYIKKADPERIASMAIPHLQTAGLLPTELSAEQLDWAKALVRLYQEQMTSASDIVTLSELFFRSHLELDAEAAAVLAEEQVPEVLRAFAGKVETSEEFTAPQMAKLIKEVQKETGFKGKQLFMPIRVALTGQTHGRDLNETIFLLGRDKVLDRLKAQIKG encoded by the coding sequence ATGAGCACGGAAGTTCGTGTACGTTATGCACCAAGCCCTACAGGGCATCTGCACATTGGAAATGCCAGAACGGCATTATTTAATTATTTGTTTGCCCGCAATCAAGGTGGGAAATTTATTATTCGAATCGAAGACACAGATGTGAAGCGCAATATTGAGGGCGGAGAAGAAAGCCAACTTAAATATTTGAAATGGTTGGGTATGGACTGGGATGAGAGCGTAGACGTGGGAGGAGAGTTTGGACCTTATCGTCAGACTGAACGCTTGGACATATATAAAACATACTGGCAGGATTTGCTGGATCGTGGTTTGGCTTACCGCTGTTACTGCACTGAAGAAGAGCTGGAGCGCGAGCGTGAAGAGCAGACGGCACGTGGGGAGACACCGCGCTATTCTGGAAAACATCGTGATCTAACAGAAGAACAGTGCCAGGCATTTGAAGCAGAGGGCCGTGTACCAAGTATTCGTTTTCGTGTACCGGAAGATCGTGAATATACGTTTGACGATATCGTTAAAGGACAAATTACGTTCAATTCCAAGGAAAGCGGCGATTTTGTTATCGTCAAAAAAGACGGTATTCCGACATATAACTTCGCTGTAGCAGTTGACGATTATTTGATGAAAATATCGCATGTACTACGGGGCGAAGACCATGTTTCCAATACACCGCGGCAGTTGATGATCTTTGAAGCTCTCGGGTGGGAACCGCCACGCTTCGGTCATATGACGCTGATTGTAGGTGAGGATCACAAAAAGCTCAGTAAACGTAACGAATCCATTATTCAGTTTATGGAGCAGTATGACAAGTTGGGCTATTTGCCAGAAGCTATATTCAACTTCATCGCACTGCTGGGTTGGTCCCCAGAAGGCGAAGAAGAGATCTATGATCGGGAACAACTGATTTCGATTTTCGATCCTAATCGTTTGTCCAAAAGTCCAGCTGTGTTTGATACAAATAAGCTTGCTTATTTGAACAATCACTATATTAAAAAGGCTGATCCTGAGCGAATTGCCAGCATGGCGATTCCACATCTCCAGACAGCGGGGCTGTTGCCTACTGAGCTGTCTGCGGAACAACTGGATTGGGCTAAGGCCCTTGTTCGCTTATACCAGGAACAGATGACATCTGCGTCCGATATTGTAACGTTGTCTGAGTTGTTTTTCCGTTCACATCTGGAACTGGATGCTGAAGCAGCAGCTGTATTGGCCGAAGAGCAGGTTCCTGAGGTACTTAGAGCTTTTGCAGGTAAAGTTGAAACGAGTGAGGAATTTACAGCTCCACAAATGGCTAAGCTGATCAAAGAAGTTCAAAAGGAAACCGGTTTTAAGGGGAAACAATTATTCATGCCGATTCGTGTGGCTCTTACAGGCCAAACGCATGGACGGGATCTGAATGAAACTATCTTTTTGCTTGGACGTGACAAGGTACTGGATCGTCTCAAGGCACAAATTAAAGGCTGA
- the cysS gene encoding cysteine--tRNA ligase, which produces MPLQIYNTMTRSREPFVPLEPGKVKMYVCGPTVYDYIHIGNARPVIVFDVVRSYLEYLGYDVNYVVNFTDVDDKLIRKARELDMNVSAVAEKFIAAYHEDLTGLNVPAASMNPRVTESMDLIIDFIKELVDKDYAYENDGDVFYRTKKFKDYGQLSGQNLEELQFGIRINVDERKENAEDFVLWKAAKPGEIHWSSPWGNGRPGWHIECSAMARHYLGDTLDIHGGGQDLQFPHHECECAQSEVITGKPLSRYWMHNGYIRIDNEKMSKSLGNGILVKDLRAHHKPEAIRYFMLSTHYRNPLNYNQETMSQAENSVERIANAVANVKHRLANALKGNEGVSTELQTKLDGILQQFGEKMNDDFNTPDAITAVFDWVSEANHLLQRDVVHQAELQAVLHTFHSMNNVLRIYSEPSEELLDDEIEQLIAERVEARKTRNWGRADEIRDLLAAKGIVLEDTAQGMRWRRK; this is translated from the coding sequence ATGCCGCTTCAAATTTATAATACAATGACGAGGAGTCGGGAGCCTTTTGTGCCACTGGAGCCTGGAAAGGTTAAAATGTATGTATGCGGTCCTACCGTGTATGATTACATTCATATTGGCAATGCACGACCTGTAATTGTATTTGATGTGGTGCGTAGCTACCTGGAGTACTTGGGCTATGATGTAAACTATGTGGTGAATTTTACGGATGTCGATGATAAACTAATCCGCAAAGCTCGGGAACTTGACATGAATGTTTCGGCAGTTGCTGAGAAATTTATTGCTGCCTACCATGAGGATCTGACAGGATTGAATGTTCCTGCTGCCAGTATGAACCCTCGTGTAACAGAGAGCATGGATCTGATTATTGATTTTATTAAGGAATTGGTAGACAAAGACTATGCCTATGAGAATGATGGCGACGTGTTCTATCGGACCAAAAAGTTCAAAGATTACGGACAACTGTCAGGTCAAAATCTGGAAGAGCTTCAGTTCGGAATTCGTATCAATGTGGATGAACGCAAGGAAAATGCCGAGGACTTTGTACTCTGGAAGGCAGCGAAGCCGGGCGAAATTCATTGGTCGAGCCCTTGGGGAAATGGACGACCAGGCTGGCATATCGAATGCTCTGCTATGGCTCGCCATTATTTGGGGGATACACTGGATATTCATGGGGGCGGACAGGATCTGCAATTTCCGCATCATGAATGTGAATGCGCACAATCCGAAGTGATTACAGGTAAGCCATTATCCCGCTACTGGATGCATAACGGATATATTCGCATAGATAATGAAAAAATGTCGAAATCACTCGGTAATGGTATTTTAGTTAAAGATTTGCGCGCTCATCACAAGCCTGAGGCTATACGTTATTTTATGTTGTCGACGCATTACCGAAATCCGTTAAACTACAACCAAGAGACTATGAGTCAGGCGGAGAACAGTGTCGAACGGATCGCCAATGCAGTTGCCAATGTGAAGCATCGTTTAGCTAATGCGCTGAAAGGTAATGAGGGAGTATCGACGGAACTGCAAACGAAGCTCGATGGAATTTTGCAGCAGTTTGGCGAAAAAATGAATGATGATTTCAACACACCTGATGCGATTACTGCTGTATTCGATTGGGTTAGCGAAGCAAACCATTTGTTGCAACGAGATGTCGTACATCAGGCAGAATTACAAGCTGTATTGCATACCTTTCATTCGATGAATAACGTGCTTCGCATTTATTCGGAGCCGAGTGAAGAGTTGCTGGATGACGAAATTGAGCAGTTAATTGCAGAACGTGTCGAAGCTCGTAAGACCAGAAATTGGGGTAGAGCTGACGAAATTCGCGATCTGTTGGCTGCAAAAGGCATTGTGCTTGAAGATACGGCGCAGGGGATGCGGTGGCGGCGAAAATGA
- the cysE gene encoding serine O-acetyltransferase: MFRHFKSDIQTVLDNDPAARSKLEVIFTYSGVHALWAHRIAHWFYLRNWCTLARVISQVSRFMTGIEIHPGARIGDRLFIDHGMGVVIGETCEIGDDVVLYQGVTLGGTGKEKGKRHPTIGNNVVIGSGAKILGSFTIGAQSNIGSNSVVLKEVPPNSTVVGIPGRVVRQDGRRPDRLSHQLPDPVVDSMRELQREIERLRAEMSDLKDGASAQKHQVAQENTLEK, from the coding sequence ATGTTCAGACATTTCAAATCCGACATTCAGACTGTTTTGGATAATGATCCGGCCGCCCGGAGTAAGCTGGAGGTCATTTTTACGTATTCCGGTGTTCATGCCCTTTGGGCACACCGAATCGCACATTGGTTTTATTTGCGAAACTGGTGTACTCTAGCCCGTGTTATATCCCAGGTATCAAGGTTTATGACAGGCATTGAAATTCATCCTGGCGCTCGTATCGGAGATCGGCTGTTCATTGACCATGGCATGGGAGTTGTCATCGGGGAAACCTGTGAGATTGGCGACGATGTCGTATTGTATCAGGGGGTCACACTCGGCGGGACTGGGAAAGAGAAAGGTAAGCGCCATCCGACCATTGGGAATAATGTTGTTATCGGCTCTGGTGCGAAGATATTAGGCTCTTTCACGATTGGGGCACAATCCAACATTGGCTCTAACTCGGTTGTGCTCAAAGAAGTTCCACCAAACAGTACGGTGGTGGGCATCCCGGGGCGAGTTGTCAGACAGGATGGTAGGCGTCCAGACCGACTTAGTCATCAGTTGCCTGATCCGGTTGTGGATTCTATGCGAGAGCTTCAACGGGAAATAGAACGTTTGCGTGCAGAAATGTCTGATTTGAAGGATGGGGCATCCGCTCAGAAACATCAGGTGGCCCAAGAGAATACATTAGAAAAATGA